The Rhodothermia bacterium genome has a segment encoding these proteins:
- the holA gene encoding DNA polymerase III subunit delta yields MTQDLSYEQAITAFTHKNFRPLYFVFGEEKFLSTELQNTLLEHALPRHERDFNLDVLYGSEVEGSQALSYCQGFPMMSERRVVVIRDFEKMSNNSVFAAYAKAPNPSTVVLLLCGVKPNLTNNPYRAIKSLATVIELKPIKENQVGGWVQKQVTKMGKKIRPDAVQMLVDFNGNNLQTLANEVEKLQAYVGRQEEINRNDVLDVGGHAREFNVFELQKAVGQADFLAAIRIVEHMLRQKTNRAGEALMMVSILSTYFQKLWKLIGCQNLKMNDKQMAERVGISPYFIKEYVMSLKKYPYGRIQEALAALLAADYELKGGSSRSPELILQLLLLKIIPHSTTRALGYTAP; encoded by the coding sequence ATGACACAAGACTTAAGCTATGAGCAGGCCATAACAGCCTTTACGCATAAAAATTTTCGCCCGTTGTATTTTGTCTTTGGTGAAGAAAAATTCCTCTCGACAGAATTGCAAAATACTTTATTAGAACATGCCCTCCCAAGGCATGAACGGGATTTTAATTTAGATGTTTTGTATGGATCGGAGGTAGAAGGCAGCCAAGCACTGTCATACTGTCAGGGGTTTCCTATGATGTCGGAGCGTCGGGTAGTTGTGATTCGTGACTTTGAAAAGATGTCTAACAACAGTGTTTTTGCGGCATATGCCAAAGCACCCAACCCCAGTACGGTGGTCTTGTTGCTTTGTGGGGTTAAGCCTAATTTGACCAATAACCCTTATCGGGCCATCAAGTCTTTGGCTACCGTCATCGAGCTAAAACCGATTAAAGAAAATCAAGTCGGTGGATGGGTGCAAAAACAAGTGACTAAAATGGGCAAAAAGATCCGACCAGATGCTGTACAAATGCTGGTGGATTTTAATGGAAACAACCTCCAAACACTTGCCAACGAGGTGGAAAAATTACAGGCATATGTGGGGCGACAAGAAGAAATTAACCGAAACGATGTGTTGGATGTGGGAGGCCATGCACGGGAATTTAATGTGTTTGAACTGCAAAAAGCAGTGGGACAAGCTGACTTCCTGGCAGCAATACGGATCGTGGAACACATGTTGCGACAAAAAACAAACCGAGCAGGCGAGGCGCTCATGATGGTTTCCATTTTGAGTACATATTTTCAAAAACTCTGGAAACTCATCGGATGCCAAAACCTGAAGATGAACGATAAACAGATGGCCGAACGGGTTGGGATTTCGCCGTACTTTATCAAGGAATATGTGATGAGCCTAAAAAAGTACCCGTATGGACGGATTCAAGAGGCACTTGCGGCACTTTTGGCCGCTGATTATGAACTAAAAGGTGGCTCTTCCAGAAGTCCCGAATTGATTCTGCAATTGTTGCTTTTGAAAATCATCCCTCACTCCACCACACGCGCTCTTGGCTATACGGCTCCCTAA
- a CDS encoding MEMO1 family protein codes for MSKKKQPLSEVADLGHIVALIIPTSDTPQKSTVYLEVFTYLQKADFSTVIVLSHTQERNTGKISLYNGEVFPVGEYQLRVDTELLNELCDEEDDFFSEDIGQVQNEAIQQILRAVVNVRSDIEVLPVMVGSNSLSISEELGHALGEVMHNRSFLLLAAIEIDKVDQATLGAFIGSLETMQINPLIRMIQSGEVKLHSGNGSIIGTLLAAQRRGVKQAKVLTSGHNQFLGAVLYR; via the coding sequence GTGTCAAAGAAAAAGCAACCTTTGTCGGAAGTGGCAGATTTGGGACATATTGTGGCCTTGATCATCCCGACAAGTGATACACCACAGAAAAGCACGGTCTATCTGGAGGTGTTTACATATTTACAAAAGGCAGATTTTTCGACTGTCATAGTCCTCAGTCATACCCAAGAGCGCAATACAGGCAAGATTTCACTCTATAATGGGGAGGTTTTTCCGGTGGGCGAGTACCAACTTCGGGTGGATACCGAGTTGTTGAACGAGTTGTGCGATGAAGAGGACGATTTTTTCTCGGAGGACATCGGCCAAGTTCAGAATGAAGCGATTCAGCAAATTTTACGTGCCGTTGTGAATGTTCGGAGCGACATCGAGGTTCTACCCGTCATGGTAGGCAGTAACAGCCTTTCGATCTCGGAAGAATTGGGACATGCTTTGGGCGAGGTGATGCACAACCGGAGTTTCCTGCTTCTTGCCGCCATCGAAATTGATAAAGTAGATCAGGCGACGCTTGGAGCATTTATAGGTTCTTTGGAAACCATGCAAATCAATCCACTTATCCGAATGATCCAATCCGGCGAGGTGAAGCTACACAGCGGAAATGGCAGTATTATCGGAACATTGTTGGCGGCACAACGCCGTGGTGTGAAGCAGGCCAAAGTCCTCACGAGTGGTCATAACCAGTTTTTAGGTGCGGTACTTTATCGTTAG
- a CDS encoding sigma-70 family RNA polymerase sigma factor — MPNLNNKQYQPLLQMSDEDLMAEFQNGRVEAFEILVHRYKDPLSNYIYRFLGDMKECEDLLQETFLRVYRNRHSYRRIAKYSTWLYTIAGNLARSEYRKRKRRRVYSLQSVNRDDEEYEVEIPDETYLPDLQTESLLQDKFVQETLKQIPDEFREVVVLRDIQQLSYEEIAEITGLPMGTVKSRINRGRTKLQQMLKDIYVPGD; from the coding sequence ATGCCAAACCTGAACAACAAACAGTATCAGCCGCTGCTACAAATGAGCGATGAAGATCTGATGGCCGAGTTCCAAAACGGACGTGTAGAGGCTTTCGAGATTCTGGTACACCGTTACAAAGATCCATTGTCCAATTATATCTACCGCTTTTTGGGAGATATGAAGGAGTGCGAAGATTTGTTGCAAGAAACGTTTCTAAGGGTGTATCGCAACCGTCATTCGTACCGTCGCATTGCCAAATACTCTACATGGCTCTATACCATTGCTGGAAACCTTGCACGCTCGGAATACCGTAAGCGTAAACGCCGCCGCGTGTACTCTTTGCAGTCGGTTAATCGTGATGACGAGGAGTACGAGGTGGAAATTCCAGATGAAACCTACCTTCCCGACCTTCAGACGGAAAGCCTTTTGCAGGATAAATTTGTCCAAGAAACCCTGAAGCAAATTCCGGATGAGTTCCGCGAAGTGGTAGTACTGCGTGATATTCAGCAGTTGTCTTATGAAGAAATTGCCGAAATCACGGGTTTGCCGATGGGAACGGTAAAGAGCCGCATCAACCGTGGACGTACTAAATTGCAACAGATGCTAAAAGATATTTACGTTCCGGGCGACTAA